One Natronomonas moolapensis 8.8.11 genomic region harbors:
- a CDS encoding DUF429 domain-containing protein produces MSEHYVGSVARGGAWLAVAYTADGFDHAAVFDGIGELWTHYEESADRIATDVAIGLETASAPRPNERAARALLGGNDAVVPAPVREAAKKHRYRAANRVHERKTGSELPRQAFERASVIASVDEFLDAIDDARPVFFEANPELCYLAFADDAPSEPSGIASGYAERMRSLAGFDRDAPPTVQSVAEATEGFRVPIPAVLDAVALGLTVRPGPGSLRSLPADPPTDERGLPMRYVYRSETGLSE; encoded by the coding sequence GTGAGCGAGCACTACGTCGGCAGCGTGGCCCGGGGCGGAGCATGGCTCGCCGTTGCGTACACGGCCGATGGGTTCGACCACGCCGCCGTCTTCGACGGGATCGGCGAGCTTTGGACACACTACGAGGAGTCGGCTGACCGCATCGCGACCGACGTCGCGATCGGCCTCGAGACGGCGAGTGCCCCTCGGCCGAACGAACGGGCGGCCCGGGCGCTGCTCGGCGGCAACGACGCAGTCGTCCCGGCCCCTGTCCGGGAAGCGGCCAAGAAACACCGCTACCGGGCCGCCAACAGGGTCCACGAACGCAAGACTGGGTCGGAACTCCCCCGTCAAGCCTTCGAGCGCGCATCCGTCATCGCCTCCGTCGACGAGTTCCTCGACGCCATCGACGACGCCCGCCCGGTCTTCTTCGAGGCCAACCCGGAGCTGTGTTATCTGGCTTTCGCGGACGACGCCCCGAGCGAACCGTCGGGAATCGCGTCGGGGTACGCAGAACGGATGCGCTCGCTCGCCGGGTTCGACCGCGACGCGCCGCCGACGGTTCAGTCGGTCGCCGAGGCGACCGAGGGGTTTCGGGTCCCGATTCCGGCTGTCCTCGACGCCGTCGCGCTCGGGTTGACCGTGCGTCCCGGCCCCGGATCGCTCCGGTCGCTTCCGGCCGATCCACCGACGGACGAGCGGGGGCTCCCGATGCGATACGTCTACCGAAGCGAGACTGGCCTCTCGGAGTGA
- a CDS encoding succinate dehydrogenase hydrophobic membrane anchor subunit: MAEHYSSFEPKGTRWLLQRITAAFLVVVLAYHFLLLHFVNHAADITFAGTQVRMSQVGYFSTMVLFLVTAAFHGVNGVYNALVNQGLDGTQKTVVKWSLVAAGTLLVVQGTRVASAMTGLF; encoded by the coding sequence ATGGCCGAACACTATTCATCGTTCGAGCCGAAGGGGACGCGGTGGCTGCTCCAGCGAATCACGGCCGCGTTTTTGGTCGTCGTGTTGGCGTATCACTTCCTGCTGTTGCACTTCGTCAACCACGCGGCCGACATCACGTTCGCCGGAACACAGGTCCGGATGAGCCAGGTCGGCTACTTCTCCACGATGGTGTTGTTCCTCGTGACCGCCGCCTTCCACGGCGTCAACGGCGTCTACAACGCTCTCGTCAACCAGGGTCTCGACGGCACCCAAAAGACCGTCGTCAAGTGGTCACTCGTCGCCGCGGGAACGCTCCTCGTCGTGCAGGGGACCCGCGTCGCGAGCGCCATGACGGGGTTGTTCTGA
- a CDS encoding DUF7553 family protein produces the protein MIEELSEAAAAVAAASEACGDEDARERLDGLESQLSRLAESEQGADHGRLARIQRALDEVGAAVESEALAAVRDADGRIDDYRETVEGV, from the coding sequence ATGATCGAGGAACTATCGGAGGCGGCGGCGGCGGTCGCGGCGGCGAGCGAGGCGTGCGGCGACGAGGACGCCCGCGAGCGGCTCGACGGCCTCGAATCGCAACTCTCGCGGCTCGCCGAGTCCGAACAGGGCGCAGACCACGGGCGGTTGGCGCGCATCCAGCGGGCGCTCGACGAGGTCGGGGCGGCCGTCGAGAGCGAGGCGCTCGCGGCGGTTCGGGACGCCGACGGGCGCATCGACGACTACCGCGAGACGGTCGAAGGTGTCTGA
- a CDS encoding succinate dehydrogenase/fumarate reductase iron-sulfur subunit — MSTQVQERESETETEETSEHQERRLSEKRERAGMRERAETDLSETDETVRIKVFRYDPEVEGKKDPRFDTFEVPFTKGMTVLDSLIYARDHFDSSLTFRHSCRQAICGSDALFVNGAQRLGCKTQMVDLEWPVRIEPLPHAEVVKDLVVDMEHFYEQMEAVEPYFQTNDLPEGEEQRQTRENREKVKMSTRCIWCSACMSSCNIAAGDNEYLGPAAINKAYRFAMDEREGEEMKEHRLNIIEQEHGVWRCQTQFSCTEVCPKDIPLTEHIQELKREAVKSNLKFW; from the coding sequence ATGAGTACACAAGTCCAAGAGCGCGAAAGCGAGACCGAGACCGAAGAGACGTCCGAGCACCAAGAGCGACGGCTCTCCGAGAAGCGCGAGCGCGCCGGAATGCGCGAGCGCGCCGAGACGGACCTCTCGGAGACCGACGAGACGGTCCGGATCAAGGTGTTCCGCTACGATCCCGAGGTGGAGGGAAAAAAAGACCCCCGCTTCGACACCTTCGAGGTGCCGTTCACAAAGGGGATGACGGTGCTGGACTCGCTGATCTACGCCCGGGATCACTTCGATTCGAGTCTCACGTTCCGACACTCCTGCCGGCAGGCGATCTGTGGCTCCGACGCGCTGTTCGTCAACGGGGCACAGCGGCTCGGCTGCAAGACGCAGATGGTCGATCTCGAGTGGCCGGTCCGGATCGAACCGCTCCCGCACGCCGAGGTCGTCAAGGACCTCGTCGTCGACATGGAGCACTTTTACGAGCAGATGGAGGCCGTCGAGCCGTACTTCCAGACGAACGACCTCCCCGAGGGCGAAGAGCAACGACAGACCCGCGAGAACCGCGAGAAGGTCAAGATGTCCACGCGCTGTATCTGGTGTAGCGCGTGTATGTCTTCGTGTAACATCGCCGCGGGCGACAACGAGTACCTCGGCCCCGCCGCCATCAACAAGGCGTATCGCTTTGCGATGGACGAACGCGAGGGCGAGGAAATGAAAGAACACCGGCTCAATATCATCGAACAGGAACACGGCGTCTGGCGCTGTCAGACGCAGTTCTCCTGTACCGAGGTGTGCCCGAAGGACATCCCCCTGACCGAGCATATCCAAGAGCTCAAACGCGAGGCCGTCAAGAGCAACCTGAAATTCTGGTAG
- a CDS encoding RimK family alpha-L-glutamate ligase, giving the protein MPDPLTVGVLSLHSSKETKAILNAVDDLGHDTAWLRAENTAVDIADGVVTLEPDVDIVVNRLLLSKEEQPAEGLGLATMLDRIRPVLNTPTATMTAMHKFASGTALAEAGLPVPDALMALSGEILNARRDRFGDEVVYKTAIGTHGGGTWKLDTDDHINPMVGSRQAFLQELIEHDEKRHHDLRIYVVGERIVGAMNRYAPDGEWRTNVALGGRVENVTDELPEAAATMAKRATDEIGLDYAGVDIVEGEDGYYILEVNPTAGFRGLFEATGRSPAPHIARLAIERAGGEVDPGRVHDLTANLGDSRPACMPKPEASVPTETPVIGYVEEVVVMGTSGQRSVMAKSDTGATRTSIDAHLAAEIGTGPIKDIVKIKSGSVKSGRSRPVVDLVVGIGGKQHTVTASIEDRGHMEYPLLLGRDILEHYHVDVRRQADESEPLALDETTLEE; this is encoded by the coding sequence ATGCCCGATCCGCTCACCGTCGGCGTTCTCAGCCTCCACAGTTCCAAGGAGACGAAAGCGATACTCAACGCCGTCGACGACCTCGGCCACGACACCGCGTGGCTCCGCGCCGAAAACACCGCCGTCGACATCGCCGATGGGGTCGTAACGCTCGAACCCGACGTGGACATCGTCGTCAACCGGCTGTTGCTCTCGAAGGAAGAACAGCCCGCGGAGGGGCTCGGGCTGGCAACGATGCTCGACCGCATCCGTCCGGTGTTGAACACGCCGACTGCGACGATGACCGCGATGCACAAATTCGCTTCCGGGACCGCCCTCGCGGAGGCGGGACTGCCCGTTCCCGACGCTCTTATGGCACTCTCGGGGGAAATACTGAACGCCCGGCGCGACCGATTCGGCGACGAGGTCGTCTACAAGACCGCGATCGGCACCCACGGCGGCGGCACCTGGAAACTCGACACCGACGATCACATCAACCCGATGGTCGGCTCGCGGCAGGCGTTCCTCCAGGAACTCATCGAACACGACGAAAAACGCCACCACGACCTCCGGATCTACGTCGTCGGCGAGCGGATCGTCGGCGCGATGAACCGCTACGCACCGGACGGCGAGTGGCGGACGAACGTCGCCTTGGGCGGCCGCGTCGAGAACGTGACCGACGAGTTGCCCGAGGCGGCCGCGACGATGGCCAAGCGGGCGACGGACGAGATCGGCCTCGACTACGCGGGCGTCGACATCGTCGAGGGCGAGGACGGCTACTACATCCTCGAAGTCAATCCGACGGCCGGGTTCCGGGGGCTGTTCGAGGCGACCGGCCGCTCGCCCGCGCCCCACATCGCCAGACTGGCTATCGAGCGAGCGGGCGGCGAGGTCGACCCCGGGCGCGTCCACGACCTGACGGCGAACCTCGGCGACTCGCGGCCGGCGTGTATGCCGAAACCCGAGGCGTCGGTCCCGACGGAGACGCCGGTGATCGGCTACGTCGAGGAAGTCGTCGTCATGGGGACGAGCGGCCAGCGGAGCGTAATGGCGAAATCCGACACCGGCGCGACGCGGACGAGTATCGACGCCCACCTCGCCGCCGAGATCGGCACCGGCCCGATAAAGGACATCGTCAAGATCAAATCCGGGAGTGTCAAGTCCGGCCGGTCGCGCCCGGTCGTCGATCTGGTCGTCGGCATCGGCGGCAAACAACACACCGTCACGGCGAGCATCGAGGACCGCGGGCACATGGAGTATCCGCTGCTTTTGGGCCGGGACATCCTCGAACACTACCACGTCGACGTTCGCCGGCAGGCCGACGAGAGCGAACCGCTGGCGCTCGACGAGACGACGCTCGAGGAGTGA
- a CDS encoding DUF7120 family protein, with amino-acid sequence MPEVEVSLPDRIDSEIARLVDQGEFLNREQAVEELLSMGVSAYAPAETTDEPDEDLFTQMTDDQQDPAARTDEGDDYAF; translated from the coding sequence ATGCCAGAAGTGGAAGTGTCGTTGCCCGACCGAATCGACAGCGAGATCGCCCGCCTGGTCGATCAGGGTGAGTTTCTCAACCGCGAACAGGCGGTCGAGGAGCTCCTTTCGATGGGCGTTTCGGCGTACGCTCCGGCGGAGACGACGGACGAACCCGACGAGGACCTGTTCACACAGATGACCGACGACCAGCAGGACCCCGCCGCCCGAACCGACGAGGGCGACGACTACGCCTTCTGA
- a CDS encoding FAD-binding protein gives MHEHDVIVVGAGGAGLRAAIAADEEGADVAMVTKLHPVRSHTGAAEGGINAALRDGDDWELHAYDTMKGSDYLGDAPAIETLAQDAPEEVIQLEHWGMPFSREDDGRVSQRPFGGLSFPRTTYAGAETGHHLLHTMYEQVVKRGIQVYDEFYVSQLAVTDHDDPEDRECHGCVAYDIKSGDVAGFRARNGVILATGGDGQVFDHTTNAVANTGDGPAMAYRAGVPVEDMEFVQFHPTTLPSTGVLISEGVRGEGGILYNGEGERFMFEHGYANNAGELASRDVVSRAELTEVNEGRGINDEYVYLDMRHLGEERIYDRLENIIHLAEDFEGVNPVEEPMPVKPGQHYHMGGIETSEHGETCVNGLYAAGECACASVHGSNRLGGNALPELIVFGARAGHHAAGRDLGEAEVPIGPSAESEPEEGLDTPVEPGALDSTDGDVAADGAMVEPTEVVEHAVEHERTRIEEMLEGDGTNHAEIREDLQTAMTENVNVFREKEGLKKALEVIRECRERYQDVAVSDPSRTFNTDLIHTIETRNLIDIAETITLGALARDEFRGAHWRREHQERKDEGWLKHTMISWNDGTPKLYYKPVVLEGENKEYEPKVRSY, from the coding sequence ATACACGAACACGATGTGATCGTCGTCGGCGCAGGCGGCGCCGGCCTCCGAGCCGCTATCGCGGCCGACGAGGAGGGCGCGGACGTGGCGATGGTCACGAAACTACACCCGGTTCGCTCGCACACGGGCGCCGCCGAGGGCGGTATCAACGCGGCCTTGCGGGACGGCGACGACTGGGAGCTGCACGCCTACGACACGATGAAGGGGTCCGACTACCTCGGTGACGCCCCGGCCATCGAAACGCTCGCCCAGGACGCCCCCGAGGAAGTCATCCAGCTCGAACACTGGGGGATGCCCTTCTCGCGGGAGGACGACGGACGCGTCTCACAGCGCCCCTTCGGCGGGCTCTCGTTCCCCCGGACGACATACGCCGGGGCCGAGACGGGTCATCACCTGCTGCACACGATGTACGAGCAGGTCGTCAAACGGGGCATCCAGGTCTACGACGAGTTCTACGTCAGCCAACTGGCCGTCACGGACCACGACGATCCCGAAGACCGGGAGTGTCACGGCTGCGTCGCCTACGACATCAAGTCCGGCGATGTCGCCGGCTTCCGTGCGAGGAACGGCGTCATCCTCGCCACCGGTGGCGACGGGCAGGTCTTCGATCACACCACGAACGCGGTCGCCAACACCGGCGACGGGCCGGCGATGGCGTACCGTGCGGGCGTTCCGGTCGAGGACATGGAGTTCGTCCAGTTCCACCCGACGACGCTGCCCTCGACAGGTGTGCTCATCTCCGAGGGCGTCCGGGGCGAGGGCGGCATCCTGTATAACGGCGAGGGCGAGCGATTCATGTTCGAACACGGCTACGCGAACAACGCCGGCGAACTCGCCTCCCGTGATGTGGTCTCGCGCGCCGAATTGACCGAGGTCAACGAGGGCCGCGGGATCAACGACGAGTACGTCTACCTCGATATGCGTCACCTTGGCGAGGAGCGCATCTACGACCGCCTCGAGAACATCATTCACCTCGCGGAGGACTTCGAGGGCGTCAACCCTGTCGAGGAGCCGATGCCGGTCAAGCCCGGCCAGCACTACCACATGGGCGGCATCGAGACGAGCGAGCACGGCGAGACGTGCGTCAACGGGCTGTACGCCGCCGGCGAGTGCGCCTGCGCTTCGGTCCACGGCTCGAACCGGCTCGGCGGCAACGCGCTGCCGGAGCTCATCGTCTTCGGCGCGCGAGCCGGCCACCACGCCGCCGGGCGCGACCTCGGGGAGGCCGAGGTCCCGATCGGTCCCTCCGCGGAGAGCGAACCCGAAGAGGGTCTCGACACGCCGGTCGAGCCGGGCGCGCTCGACTCGACCGACGGCGACGTCGCCGCCGACGGCGCGATGGTCGAACCCACCGAGGTCGTCGAGCACGCCGTCGAGCACGAGCGGACCCGCATCGAGGAGATGCTCGAGGGCGACGGCACGAACCACGCCGAGATCCGCGAGGATCTCCAGACGGCGATGACCGAGAACGTCAATGTCTTCCGGGAGAAAGAGGGACTCAAGAAGGCCCTTGAGGTCATCCGCGAGTGCCGCGAGCGGTATCAGGACGTTGCCGTCTCGGATCCCTCGCGGACGTTCAACACCGACCTCATCCACACGATCGAGACGCGAAACCTCATCGACATCGCCGAGACGATCACGCTCGGCGCGCTCGCTCGCGACGAGTTCCGCGGCGCCCACTGGCGGCGCGAACATCAAGAGCGAAAAGACGAGGGGTGGCTCAAACACACGATGATATCCTGGAACGACGGCACGCCGAAGCTCTACTACAAGCCCGTCGTCCTCGAGGGCGAAAACAAAGAGTACGAGCCGAAGGTCCGCTCGTACTGA
- the thiE gene encoding thiamine phosphate synthase, with the protein MSQNFGVYLVTDAGLSAGRSTPEVVEAAIDGGVDFVQLREKGTSARERYELGLELRETTQAAGVPLIVNDRIDIAAAIDADGVHLGDDDLPVSVARDRLGGDAIVGRSVSTPATAREAEAAGADYLGVGAVFGTTSKETTPEQSNVGLDRVRAVQAAVDVPFVGIGGVTTENAGSVVDAGADGVAVISAIAGADDPEAATQRLADAVEGVSADV; encoded by the coding sequence ATGAGTCAGAATTTCGGCGTGTATCTGGTCACCGACGCAGGGCTTTCGGCGGGTCGGTCGACGCCCGAGGTCGTTGAGGCTGCGATCGACGGCGGCGTCGATTTCGTCCAGCTCCGCGAAAAGGGGACGAGCGCGCGCGAACGGTACGAACTCGGCCTCGAGCTCCGCGAGACGACGCAGGCCGCCGGCGTGCCGTTGATCGTCAACGACCGGATCGACATCGCCGCCGCGATCGACGCCGACGGCGTCCACTTGGGGGACGACGACCTTCCGGTGTCCGTCGCCCGCGATCGGCTCGGCGGGGACGCGATCGTCGGCCGCTCCGTCTCGACCCCGGCGACCGCCCGCGAGGCGGAGGCGGCGGGCGCGGACTATCTCGGCGTCGGGGCGGTCTTCGGAACGACCTCCAAGGAGACGACGCCGGAGCAATCGAACGTCGGACTCGACCGGGTGCGGGCGGTCCAGGCGGCCGTCGACGTCCCTTTCGTCGGCATCGGCGGCGTCACGACCGAGAACGCCGGATCGGTCGTCGACGCCGGGGCCGACGGCGTCGCCGTCATTTCGGCGATCGCCGGGGCGGACGACCCGGAGGCCGCGACACAGCGACTCGCCGACGCCGTCGAAGGGGTGAGCGCCGATGTCTGA
- the cysE gene encoding serine O-acetyltransferase, protein MVFDTLAGVLGTITEDIRTARTKDPAARSAVTVALLYSGVHAVWGYRVAHALWRGGFRFAARFVSQAGRLLTGVEIHPAADIGRRLFIDHGAGVVIGETAEVGDDVLLYHGVTLGGDSMRREKRHPTLGDGVTVGANATLLGDISVGEAASIGAGSVVVEDVPPGVTAAGVPAEPVEDAARSRRTQSR, encoded by the coding sequence ATGGTATTCGACACCCTCGCCGGCGTCCTCGGGACGATCACCGAGGATATTCGGACCGCACGCACGAAAGATCCGGCCGCCAGGAGCGCCGTCACGGTCGCGCTGTTGTACTCCGGCGTCCACGCGGTCTGGGGGTATCGCGTCGCGCACGCCCTGTGGCGCGGTGGCTTTCGGTTCGCCGCTCGATTCGTCTCACAGGCCGGACGCCTGCTCACCGGCGTCGAAATCCACCCGGCCGCAGATATCGGCCGCCGGCTGTTCATCGACCACGGGGCCGGCGTCGTGATCGGCGAGACTGCCGAGGTGGGCGACGACGTCCTCCTGTATCACGGCGTCACGCTCGGCGGCGATTCGATGCGCCGCGAGAAGCGTCACCCGACCCTCGGGGACGGCGTCACCGTCGGCGCGAACGCAACACTGCTCGGCGACATCTCGGTCGGCGAGGCCGCGTCGATCGGGGCCGGAAGCGTCGTCGTTGAGGACGTCCCCCCGGGCGTGACGGCGGCGGGCGTCCCCGCCGAACCAGTCGAAGACGCAGCGCGATCCCGGCGGACGCAGTCCCGGTAG
- a CDS encoding cupin domain-containing protein, with the protein MSTYKRVNYHDIDPVSGGMHFLREPLDSEKIGVTITRCEPNWKSRPHDHAENGHEEIYVLIEGTATVVIDGDPVGMEEGDAVWIPPEATRQIRNDDEEAAFVLVSAPVSIEPDEGDAEWSTDGFVG; encoded by the coding sequence ATGAGTACGTACAAGCGCGTCAATTACCACGACATCGATCCCGTCTCCGGCGGGATGCACTTTCTCAGAGAGCCTCTCGACAGCGAGAAGATCGGCGTGACGATCACCCGGTGTGAGCCGAACTGGAAGAGCCGACCGCACGACCACGCCGAGAACGGCCACGAGGAGATCTACGTCCTCATCGAGGGGACGGCAACCGTCGTCATCGACGGCGACCCCGTCGGGATGGAGGAAGGCGATGCGGTCTGGATCCCCCCCGAGGCGACCCGACAGATCCGAAACGACGACGAGGAAGCCGCCTTCGTGTTGGTCAGCGCGCCGGTCTCAATCGAACCGGACGAGGGGGACGCGGAGTGGAGCACGGACGGGTTCGTCGGCTAG
- the sdhC gene encoding succinate dehydrogenase, cytochrome b556 subunit has translation MSQSYDRGLIEDFGRWQEFSAGMWAWIFHKFTGWVLIGYLFTHVAVLSTATVDGATYTQTLQGLESLLLVRFLEVGLLAVAAFHILNGVRLLFVDLGVGIESQDKAFYAALIATAAITVASIPTFLVGAF, from the coding sequence ATGAGTCAATCGTACGACCGAGGTCTGATAGAGGACTTCGGGCGGTGGCAGGAGTTCTCCGCCGGCATGTGGGCTTGGATCTTTCACAAGTTCACCGGCTGGGTGCTCATCGGCTACCTCTTTACCCACGTGGCGGTGTTGAGCACCGCCACCGTGGACGGGGCGACCTACACACAGACGCTCCAGGGGCTCGAGAGCCTGCTTCTCGTCCGATTCCTCGAGGTCGGACTGCTCGCGGTCGCCGCCTTCCACATCCTCAACGGCGTCCGCCTGCTGTTCGTCGACTTGGGTGTCGGGATAGAGTCACAGGACAAGGCGTTTTACGCCGCACTGATAGCGACCGCGGCCATTACGGTCGCGAGCATCCCGACGTTCCTCGTGGGGGCGTTCTGA
- a CDS encoding succinylglutamate desuccinylase/aspartoacylase family protein — MSERFTYDGGAVGPGETQEFRFTVSETYLGDPVRIPVTIINGEREGPTLCLTAAAHGDELNGIEIVREVAHEWDHSGLRGTLVCLPVLNVPGFIAQQRYLPIYDRDLNRSFPGDDSTTSAKRIAARVFENFIEPCDIGLDFHTSTRGRTNMLHVRADMSDPPVARVANAFASNVVIAGQGPSGSLRREASEAGTSTVTVELGEAHRFQRPLIDAALEGVLSVMAEFGMSATETVKWPGWRTVIDASEQKTWLRADAGGLVEMHYDRGALVEAGEAVCTITNPFKTDATTVEAPFSGVLVGVLENPLVYPGNPLCHLVALDESTLRAFRRYHCAHE; from the coding sequence GTGTCGGAGAGATTTACGTACGACGGCGGCGCGGTCGGTCCCGGCGAGACGCAGGAGTTCCGTTTTACTGTCAGCGAGACGTACCTCGGCGACCCCGTCCGGATCCCCGTTACGATCATCAACGGCGAGCGCGAGGGGCCGACGCTCTGTCTGACCGCGGCGGCCCACGGCGACGAACTCAACGGAATCGAGATCGTCCGGGAGGTCGCCCACGAGTGGGATCACTCCGGGCTCCGTGGAACGTTGGTCTGTCTTCCGGTCCTCAACGTCCCGGGGTTTATCGCCCAACAGCGGTACTTGCCGATCTACGACCGCGACCTCAACCGGTCGTTCCCGGGCGACGACTCGACGACGAGCGCAAAGCGGATCGCCGCCCGGGTGTTCGAGAACTTCATCGAGCCCTGCGACATCGGGCTGGACTTTCACACCTCGACGCGGGGGCGGACGAATATGCTTCACGTCCGCGCGGACATGAGCGATCCCCCGGTCGCCAGGGTCGCAAACGCGTTCGCTTCGAACGTCGTCATCGCGGGGCAGGGACCGAGTGGGTCGTTGCGGCGGGAAGCGAGCGAGGCGGGCACCTCGACGGTCACGGTCGAGTTGGGCGAGGCCCACCGCTTCCAGCGGCCGCTCATCGACGCGGCGCTGGAGGGCGTCCTGTCGGTGATGGCCGAATTCGGGATGTCGGCGACGGAGACAGTGAAATGGCCCGGGTGGCGGACCGTTATCGACGCGTCCGAGCAAAAGACGTGGCTCCGGGCCGACGCCGGCGGCCTCGTCGAGATGCATTACGACCGCGGCGCGCTCGTCGAGGCGGGCGAGGCCGTCTGTACGATCACCAACCCGTTCAAAACCGATGCGACGACCGTCGAAGCGCCCTTTAGCGGCGTCCTCGTCGGTGTCCTCGAGAACCCCCTCGTCTACCCCGGCAACCCGCTGTGTCACCTCGTCGCGCTCGACGAGTCGACGCTCCGGGCGTTCCGCCGGTATCACTGTGCGCACGAATAA
- the thiM gene encoding hydroxyethylthiazole kinase encodes MSDPVVDVAAALEAIGAAEPLVNSVTNNVTVNDVANVTLHWGGLPVMSDDEREVAEMVAAADACLLNMGTVDEAGEATMLAAGEAANDTGVPVVVDPVGMGATPTRTRVGTRLLEELDVTILKGNHAEISALAGEDAEVRGVESVGEYADVAEAALSCARAYDTVAVASGETDVVAGPKAAYEVSAGDEMMSRVVGTGCMLGVTLATFGAGVGLERSLEAALSGTVAFGLAGERAAAGEYNGPASYRIAFLDAVAGMRSDPPESGSDRVERVLSV; translated from the coding sequence ATGTCTGACCCAGTCGTCGACGTGGCGGCCGCCCTCGAGGCCATCGGAGCCGCGGAACCGCTCGTCAACTCGGTCACCAACAACGTCACCGTCAACGACGTCGCCAACGTGACGCTGCACTGGGGCGGGTTGCCGGTCATGTCCGACGACGAGCGCGAGGTCGCCGAGATGGTCGCGGCCGCGGACGCCTGTCTGTTGAACATGGGAACCGTCGACGAGGCCGGCGAGGCGACGATGCTCGCCGCAGGCGAGGCGGCCAACGACACCGGCGTCCCCGTAGTCGTCGATCCGGTGGGGATGGGCGCGACCCCGACACGGACACGGGTCGGGACCCGCCTCCTAGAGGAACTCGACGTGACGATCCTGAAGGGCAACCACGCCGAGATTTCGGCGCTCGCGGGCGAGGACGCGGAGGTCCGCGGCGTCGAATCGGTCGGCGAGTACGCCGACGTCGCCGAGGCGGCGCTGTCGTGTGCCCGCGCGTACGACACCGTCGCCGTCGCCTCCGGCGAGACCGACGTCGTCGCCGGGCCGAAGGCGGCCTACGAGGTCTCCGCGGGCGACGAAATGATGAGCCGGGTCGTCGGTACCGGTTGTATGCTCGGCGTGACGCTCGCGACGTTCGGGGCGGGCGTCGGGCTTGAGCGCTCTCTCGAGGCCGCGCTCTCGGGGACCGTCGCGTTCGGGCTGGCGGGCGAACGCGCCGCCGCCGGCGAGTACAACGGCCCGGCGAGCTACCGGATCGCGTTCCTCGACGCGGTCGCGGGGATGCGCTCGGACCCGCCCGAATCGGGGTCCGACCGGGTCGAGCGGGTACTGTCGGTCTGA